In one Silene latifolia isolate original U9 population chromosome 10, ASM4854445v1, whole genome shotgun sequence genomic region, the following are encoded:
- the LOC141605581 gene encoding tRNA (cytosine(38)-C(5))-methyltransferase 2-like isoform X2 gives MEEPLKVLEFYSGVGGMRYSLLISGVNATVVEAFEINDVANHVYQHNFGHRPFQGNIQSLTVTDLDKYQAHVWLLSPPCQPYTRQGLQKDSSDARTFSFLNILELIPQLSHPPLMLFVENVVGFEISDTHSKMIEVLNETNYVTQEFILSPLQFEVPYSRPRYFCLAKRKPLRFKYPKFNNQLLYTPSPLLDHDDDFPNNSPEPSALDWDSTIMSCEPVQKFLEFECHIEEKEIESHCLNEAEHSHSLSDFVQRGVPKVGSDGCSVDQYLVPLSLIDRWGSAMDIVYADSKRCCCFTKSYYRYVKGTGSLLATIQPELKGKVSPLEKQGLRYFTPREVANLHSFPKEFGFPDHISIRQREDGQKRNTHLFSLTFLSMTILLKGLFMI, from the exons ATGGAGGAACCCTTGAAAGTCCTGGAATTCTACAGTGGTGTTGGCGGCATG AGATACTCACTACTAATTTCTGGTGTTAATGCAACTGTGGTGGAAGCTTTCGAGATTAATGATGTTGCTAATCATGTTTATCAACATAATTTTGGACACCGcccttttcag GGTAACATTCAGAGCTTGACTGTTACTGATCTGGATAAATATCAAGCACATGTTTGGCTTCTTTCTCCTCCATGCCAACCGTATACAAGGCAAG GCCTCCAAAAGGACTCAAGTGACGCTCGGACATTTTCCTTCCTTAACATTCTTGAGCTTATACCCCAGCTTTCCCATCCTCCACTCATGCTTTTTGTAGAAAACGTTGTTGGGTTTGAG ATATCTGATACTCATAGCAAGATGATTGAGGTGTTGAATGAAACTAATTACGTTACTCAGGAGTTCATTTTGAGCCCATTACAGTTTGAGGTCCCATACTCGAGACCGCGGTACTTTTGCTTG GCAAAGAGAAAACCTTTACGTTTCAAATATCCGAAATTTAACAATCAGCTACTTTACACCCCAAGCCCATTGTTGGATCATGATGACGACTTTCCGAACAATTCACCAGAACCTTCGGCATTGGATTGGGATAGCACGATCATGTCTTGTGAGCCGGTTCAGAAGTTTCTTGAATTTGAGTGTCACATCGAGGAGAAAGAAATAGAGTCTCACTGTCTGAATGAGGCAGAACATTCTCATTCTTTATCTGATTTTGTACAAAGAGGGGTTCCAAAAGTTGGGTCTGATGGCTGCTCTGTGGATCAGTATCTTGTTCCCTTAAGCTTGATAGACAGATGGGGAAGTGCAATGg ATATTGTTTATGCGGATTCGAAGCGATGTTGTTGTTTTACAAAGAGTTATTATCGATATGTCAAGGGTACTGGCTCCCTTTTGGCTACAATACAA CCAGAGTTGAAAGGTAAGGTATCTCCATTGGAAAAGCAGGGTCTCAGATATTTTACCCCGAGGGAG GTGGCTAATCTGCACTCTTTCCCAAAGGAATTCGGCTTCCCTGATCATATAAGCATTAGACAGCG
- the LOC141605581 gene encoding tRNA (cytosine(38)-C(5))-methyltransferase 2-like isoform X1 → MEEPLKVLEFYSGVGGMRYSLLISGVNATVVEAFEINDVANHVYQHNFGHRPFQGNIQSLTVTDLDKYQAHVWLLSPPCQPYTRQGLQKDSSDARTFSFLNILELIPQLSHPPLMLFVENVVGFEISDTHSKMIEVLNETNYVTQEFILSPLQFEVPYSRPRYFCLAKRKPLRFKYPKFNNQLLYTPSPLLDHDDDFPNNSPEPSALDWDSTIMSCEPVQKFLEFECHIEEKEIESHCLNEAEHSHSLSDFVQRGVPKVGSDGCSVDQYLVPLSLIDRWGSAMDIVYADSKRCCCFTKSYYRYVKGTGSLLATIQPELKGKVSPLEKQGLRYFTPREVANLHSFPKEFGFPDHISIRQRYALLGNSLSIAVVAPLIKYLVSEPEPHPSSGLSMPL, encoded by the exons ATGGAGGAACCCTTGAAAGTCCTGGAATTCTACAGTGGTGTTGGCGGCATG AGATACTCACTACTAATTTCTGGTGTTAATGCAACTGTGGTGGAAGCTTTCGAGATTAATGATGTTGCTAATCATGTTTATCAACATAATTTTGGACACCGcccttttcag GGTAACATTCAGAGCTTGACTGTTACTGATCTGGATAAATATCAAGCACATGTTTGGCTTCTTTCTCCTCCATGCCAACCGTATACAAGGCAAG GCCTCCAAAAGGACTCAAGTGACGCTCGGACATTTTCCTTCCTTAACATTCTTGAGCTTATACCCCAGCTTTCCCATCCTCCACTCATGCTTTTTGTAGAAAACGTTGTTGGGTTTGAG ATATCTGATACTCATAGCAAGATGATTGAGGTGTTGAATGAAACTAATTACGTTACTCAGGAGTTCATTTTGAGCCCATTACAGTTTGAGGTCCCATACTCGAGACCGCGGTACTTTTGCTTG GCAAAGAGAAAACCTTTACGTTTCAAATATCCGAAATTTAACAATCAGCTACTTTACACCCCAAGCCCATTGTTGGATCATGATGACGACTTTCCGAACAATTCACCAGAACCTTCGGCATTGGATTGGGATAGCACGATCATGTCTTGTGAGCCGGTTCAGAAGTTTCTTGAATTTGAGTGTCACATCGAGGAGAAAGAAATAGAGTCTCACTGTCTGAATGAGGCAGAACATTCTCATTCTTTATCTGATTTTGTACAAAGAGGGGTTCCAAAAGTTGGGTCTGATGGCTGCTCTGTGGATCAGTATCTTGTTCCCTTAAGCTTGATAGACAGATGGGGAAGTGCAATGg ATATTGTTTATGCGGATTCGAAGCGATGTTGTTGTTTTACAAAGAGTTATTATCGATATGTCAAGGGTACTGGCTCCCTTTTGGCTACAATACAA CCAGAGTTGAAAGGTAAGGTATCTCCATTGGAAAAGCAGGGTCTCAGATATTTTACCCCGAGGGAG GTGGCTAATCTGCACTCTTTCCCAAAGGAATTCGGCTTCCCTGATCATATAAGCATTAGACAGCG TTATGCGTTGCTTGGGAACAGTTTAAGCATAGCAGTGGTCGCGCCCTTGATCAAGTACCTGGTCTCGGAGCCTGAACCACACCCATCATCTGGACTATCCATGCCCCTATGA
- the LOC141605581 gene encoding tRNA (cytosine(38)-C(5))-methyltransferase 2-like isoform X3: MFGFFLLHANRIQGLQKDSSDARTFSFLNILELIPQLSHPPLMLFVENVVGFEISDTHSKMIEVLNETNYVTQEFILSPLQFEVPYSRPRYFCLAKRKPLRFKYPKFNNQLLYTPSPLLDHDDDFPNNSPEPSALDWDSTIMSCEPVQKFLEFECHIEEKEIESHCLNEAEHSHSLSDFVQRGVPKVGSDGCSVDQYLVPLSLIDRWGSAMDIVYADSKRCCCFTKSYYRYVKGTGSLLATIQPELKGKVSPLEKQGLRYFTPREVANLHSFPKEFGFPDHISIRQRYALLGNSLSIAVVAPLIKYLVSEPEPHPSSGLSMPL; encoded by the exons ATGTTTGGCTTCTTTCTCCTCCATGCCAACCGTATACAAG GCCTCCAAAAGGACTCAAGTGACGCTCGGACATTTTCCTTCCTTAACATTCTTGAGCTTATACCCCAGCTTTCCCATCCTCCACTCATGCTTTTTGTAGAAAACGTTGTTGGGTTTGAG ATATCTGATACTCATAGCAAGATGATTGAGGTGTTGAATGAAACTAATTACGTTACTCAGGAGTTCATTTTGAGCCCATTACAGTTTGAGGTCCCATACTCGAGACCGCGGTACTTTTGCTTG GCAAAGAGAAAACCTTTACGTTTCAAATATCCGAAATTTAACAATCAGCTACTTTACACCCCAAGCCCATTGTTGGATCATGATGACGACTTTCCGAACAATTCACCAGAACCTTCGGCATTGGATTGGGATAGCACGATCATGTCTTGTGAGCCGGTTCAGAAGTTTCTTGAATTTGAGTGTCACATCGAGGAGAAAGAAATAGAGTCTCACTGTCTGAATGAGGCAGAACATTCTCATTCTTTATCTGATTTTGTACAAAGAGGGGTTCCAAAAGTTGGGTCTGATGGCTGCTCTGTGGATCAGTATCTTGTTCCCTTAAGCTTGATAGACAGATGGGGAAGTGCAATGg ATATTGTTTATGCGGATTCGAAGCGATGTTGTTGTTTTACAAAGAGTTATTATCGATATGTCAAGGGTACTGGCTCCCTTTTGGCTACAATACAA CCAGAGTTGAAAGGTAAGGTATCTCCATTGGAAAAGCAGGGTCTCAGATATTTTACCCCGAGGGAG GTGGCTAATCTGCACTCTTTCCCAAAGGAATTCGGCTTCCCTGATCATATAAGCATTAGACAGCG TTATGCGTTGCTTGGGAACAGTTTAAGCATAGCAGTGGTCGCGCCCTTGATCAAGTACCTGGTCTCGGAGCCTGAACCACACCCATCATCTGGACTATCCATGCCCCTATGA